A DNA window from Cutaneotrichosporon cavernicola HIS019 DNA, chromosome: 2 contains the following coding sequences:
- the GCV1 gene encoding uncharacterized protein (The glycine cleavage system catalyzes the degradation of glycine), with translation MLSRTATSLRTTSRAGRLVLRGLATSAPVYENKRTPLYQLNVDRGAKMVPFAGYDMPLSYGDVGQVAAHNHVRTGAGLFDVSHMVQHIFSGPGAQAFLSSLTPTSLDKIALNGSSLSVLLNDNGGIIDDLILTKHAEDGSKWYTVTNAGRADEDKAHFSAKLEAWNKEHPDQAVTWEILDGWGLVALQGPKAAEALSKLTDADLSALKFGQSMYAEIGKDKVRCHLARGGYTGEDGFEVSIPPESAVSITEQILAVPDVWPIGLGARDSLRLEAGMCLYGHDLNESISPIEGGLAWLVSKDRRTEGSFPGSSRILAELKDGPSRRRVGFEVPGAPAREGAKVFDEAGNEIGVITSGIPSPTMGTNIAMGYVKNGQHKKGTPVQIEIRKKLRPASIRPMPFVPPKYYK, from the exons ATGCTCTCGCGTACGGCTACCTCTCTCCGCACTACTTCCCGTGccggccgcctcgtcctccgcgGCCTGGCCACCAGCGCACCCGTCTACGAG AACAAGCGCACCCCGCTGTACCAGCTCAATGTCGACCGTGGGGCCAAGATGGTGCCGTTTGCCGGGTACGACATGCCGCTCTCGTACGGCGATGTCGGGCAGG TCGCTGCCCATAACCACGTCCGGACCGGCGCCGGCCTGTTTGACGTCTCACACATGGTGCAGCACATCTTCAGCGGCCCCGGTGCCCAGGCCTTCCTTAGCAGCCTGACCCCTACCTCGCTCGACAAGATCGCCCTGAACGGCTCGTCCCTCTCTGTGCTGCTCAACGACAACGGCGgcatcatcgacgaccTGATCCTTACCAAgcacgccgaggacggctCCAAGTGGTACACTGTGACCAACGCCGGTcgcgcggacgaggacaaggcgcACTTTagcgccaagctcgaggcctGGAACAAGGAGCACCCGGACCAAGCGGTCACCTGGGAGATTCTCGATGGTTGGGGTCTTGTTGCGCTTCAGGGTCccaaggcggccgaggctCTCTCCAAGCTCACGGACGCTGACCTCTCGGCCCTCAAGTTCGGGCAGAGCATGTACGCCGAGAttggcaaggacaaggtgCGTTGTCACCTTGCCCGCGGCGGATACactggcgaggacgggttTGAGGTTTCGATTCCTCCCGAGTCGGCAGTCAGCATCACCGAGCAGATTCTCGCTGTTCCCGACGTCTGGCCTATTGGtcttggcgcgcgcgactcgctccgcctcgaggccggcatGTGCCTGTACGGCCACGACCTGAACGAGAGCATTTCGCCGATCGAGGGCGGCCTGGCCTGGCTTGTCAGCAAGGACCGTCGCACCGAGGGCTCGTTCCCCGGCTCATcgcgcatcctcgccgagctcaaggacggaccctcgcgccgccgtgtcgGCTTCGAGGTTCcgggcgcgccggcgcgcgagggcgcCAAGGTCTTCGATGAGGCCGGTAACGAGATTGGCGTCATTACCTCTGGTATCCCCTCGCCTACCATGGGCACCAACATTGCTATGGGCTACGTCAAGAACGGACAGCACAAGAAGGGTACGCCCGTGCAGATTGAGATCCGCAAGAAGCTCCGCCCCGCTTCCATCCGTCCCATGCCCTTCGTCCCGCCCAAGTACTACAAGTAA
- a CDS encoding uncharacterized protein (Trehalose utilisation), which translates to MRLKPIFALMSLALAIPRVLVYTRTLGYRHDSIPTAIATLSSNGPTHSIEFEFTEDPTQFADENLSRFDGIMFVSTSEEVLNGPQQDAMARYLRSGGVYVGVHSASACLYNDTVYLQAVGAYFDYHPSLQPATFIRLTSHPATSPLPDRWTFTEEVYYWRQDPRNQSATILLTVEEGSYINDAASTGNYTFGSPHPIAWFIENPQYGGKVGRSFYTSLGHTNETWNDGIFIAHVFGGLKWALDGATTRAYGAGVVGNNDTVANVSGSVSGTSAAASTSASPVSPSGPASQPSSGAQGLSVASAAIAAAAGLLTIL; encoded by the exons atgcGCCTCAAACCCATCTTTGCCCTCATGTCACTAGCTCTCGCAATCCCCCGTGTGCTAGTATACACACGCACCCTGGGATATAGACACGACAGCATCCCGACGGCGATTGCAACATTGAGCAGCAATGGGCCGACACACAGCATCGAGTTCGAGTTCACTGA GGACCCCACGCAGTTTGCAGACGAAAACCTCAGCCGTTTCGACGGGATCATGTTCGTCAGCACGAGTGAGGAGGTATTGAATGGGCCGCAGCAGGACGCGATGGCGCGATACCTCCGTTCTGGCGGGGTATATGTTGGCGTACACAGTGCCAGTGCGTGCTTGTACAATGACACCGTGTATTTACAGGCTGTTGGAG caTACTTTGACTACCACCCCTCTCTACAGCCAGCT ACCTTCATCCGCCTTACCTCGCACCCCGCAacttcccccctccccgacCGCTGGACCTTCACTGAAGAAGTATATTACTGGCGACAAGACCCGCGCAACCAGAGCGCGACGATCCTCCTAACAGTCGAAGAAGGGAGTTATATCAACGACGCAGCGTCCACTGGGAACTATACTTTCGGGAGTCCGCATCCTATTGCGTGGTTTATCGAGAACCCGCAATATGGAGGAAAGGTGGGGAGGTCGTTTTATACTTCCCTGGGACATACGAATGAGA CGTGGAACGACGGGATCTTCATCGCGCACGTGTTTGGCGGTCTCAAATGGGCTCTTGATGGGGCTACGACGCGCGCTTATGGCGCAGGAGTAGTAGGTAACAACGACACGGTAGCGAATGTGTCGGGCTCTGTGAGTGGGACtagcgcggcggcgagtaCCAGTGCGAGTCCCGTGTCTCCATCTGGCCCAGCTTCCCAACCTAGCTCTGGTGCACAAGGTCTCAGCGTCGCCAGCGCAGCGATCGCTGCAGCCGCCGGCCTGCTGACAATCTTGTGA
- the SDA1 gene encoding uncharacterized protein (SDA1), which yields MVKSRSMRGILVTDNLPQLQNLVKRDPVAYKEEFMIQYNHYLSLLRLQTVAPAAGSSNDKTTDSFEDLITFVSQCAQCYPKITEDLPKQLSAMLLGKDGFMMLKGDTRETAVRNLVMLRNKDVIDSIQLLQTLLPLLPHAGRDLRQTIRRTILTDLKTSNLKAKNHRLNRVVQGLLFGMIESGMGAEVIGNKGKGKSKETGGEAMWAVMMVRELWRKGVWTDSKTVSIAALAAFHPNTKVQSAALHFFLGSDADADREDDSDDEDTVANARRDLKGAQHRAGINKDGRKRQRQVEKLNRATSKARKDRATQVSVNFPALELLNDPQTFGEKLYDNLHKHDKQYSLEHKVLIMQLLSRVMGVHKLCILGFYTYIIKYLTYHQLQVTLILVALAQSVHELTPPDVLTPVIRKLAQEFVHPGVGAEVIAAGINAIREVCRRQPWCMEEDLLSDLIEYKKSKDKGVATAAGGLLQLFREVNPGMLRKRDRGKTATMGLIDGQVAAYGYSKVAAEGIEGLELLDEHFAAMRKEANGGVSDDEAAFDEEDEGGWDNFEVESDSDSDSEGGWMDVVSDGDDDIVMSDSDDDEPKAKKRKTKAKDEAEEEDDDAKSVASTSTTATEAKKLSLLAQQKILTPADFALLNELRLKAAQDAVEKGGGSAAKRKLAQLEAAKRSTTAEEQSRFLTEGEILGVRKRSKMTYEERMEHIAKGREGREKFGSLKGKKNKEKASSSTNREKARNKPLMMAVHSNKVVQKKKASLRDKQIRLRASIEKQKKMKH from the exons ATGGTCAAGTCTCGCTCCATGCGAGGCATCCTAGTCACGGACAACCTGCCGCAGCTCCAGAACCTCGTCAAG cgTGACCCCGTCGCGTACAAGGAGGAGTTCATGATCCAGTACAACCACTACCTCTCGCTCCTGCGGCTTCAGACTGTTGCGCCGGCTGCGGGATCGTCAAATGACAAGACGACTGACAGCTTCGAGGACCTCATTACCTTTGTCTCGCAGTGCGCGCAGTGCTATCCCAAGATCACCGAGGACCTGCCGAAGCAGCTGAGCGCCATGCtgctcggcaaggacggGTTCATGATGCTCAAGGGCGACACGCGCGAGACCGCTGTGCGCAACCTCGTCATGTTACGCAACAAGGACGTCATCGACTCCATTCA GCTTCTCCAGACGCTCCTTCCCCTGCTCCCGCACGCCGGGCGCGACCTCCGCCAGACTATCCGGAGAACCATCCTCACCGACCTCAAGACGTCGAACCTGAAGGCCAAGAACCACCGCCTCAACCGCGTCGTGCAGGGCTTACTCTTCGGCATGATCGAGAGCGGCATGGGCGCCGAGGTGATCGGcaacaagggcaagggcaagagcAAGGAGACGGGCGGCGAAGCGATGTGGGCCGTCATGATGGTGCGCGAGCTGTGGCGCAAGGGTGTGTGGACGGACTCCAAGACTGTGTCCATTGCCGCACTCGCAGCGTTCCACCCCAACACCAAGGTGCAGTCTGCGGCGCTGCACTTCTTCCTTGGctcggacgcggacgcggatcgcgaggacgacagcgacgacgaagacACGGTCGCAAACGCCCGGCGAGACCTCAAGGGCGCACAACATCGCGCTGGGATCAATAAGGACGGGAGGAAGCGGCAGCGCCaggtcgagaagctcaACAGGGCCACGAGCAAGGCGAGGAAAGATCGCGCGACTCAAGTTTCTGTCAACTTCCCCGCACTCGAGCTCCTGAACGACCCGCAGACATTCGGCGAGAAACTCTACGATAACCTCCACAAACACG acaAACAGTACTCGCTCGAGCACAAGGTGCTTATCATGCAGCTGCTCTCGCGCGTCATGGGCGTGCACAAGCTCTGCATCCTGGGCTTCTACACCTACATTATCAAGTACCTCACCTACCACCAACTGCAGGTCACGCTCATCCTggttgcgctcgcgcagtCGGTGCACGAACTCACGCCTCCCGACGTGCTCACGCCGGTTAtccgcaagctcgcgcaggaGTTTGTGCACCCCGGTgttggcgccgaggtgATCGCTGCCGGTATCAATGCGATCCGAGAGGTGTGCCGTCGTCAGCCGTGGTgcatggaggaggaccttCTGAGCGACCTGATCGAGTACAAGAAgtccaaggacaagggTGTCGCGACTGCCGCAGGTGGTCTTCTACAGCTCTTCCGCGAGGTGAACCCCGGTATGTTGCGTAAGCGCGACCGTGGAAAGACGGCAACCATGGGCCTTATCGACGGCCAGGTCGCCGCGTACGGCTACTCCAAAGTCGCGGCGGAGGGCATCGAGGGCCTGgagcttctcgacgagcacTTTGCTGCGATGCGCAAGGAGGCGAACGGCGGGGTcagcgatgacgaggcggcgttcgacgaggaggacgagggcggctgGGACAACTTTGAGGTCGAgtcggactcggactcggactccGAGGGCGGGTGGATGGACGTCGTGtcggacggcgacgacgacattgtcATGTCTGActcagacgacgacgagcccaaggccaagaagcggAAGACCAAGGCTaaggacgaggccgaggaggaggacgacgacgccaagtCTGTCGCCTCCACATCGACTACAGCTACCGAAGCGAAGAAGTTATCGCTGCTGGCGCAGCAGAAGATCCTCACGCCTGCCGACTTTGCGCTGCTCAACGAGCTGCGACTCAAGGCCGCACAGGATGCGGTCGAGAAGGGTGGCGGTTcggcggccaagcgcaagcttGCACAGCTCGAGGCAGCCAAGCGCAGCacgacggccgaggagcagtCGCGTTTCCTgaccgagggcgagatTCTCGGCGTTCGCAAGCGCTCCAAGATGACGTACGAGGAGCGCATGGAGCACATTGCCAAGGGGCGCGAGGGACGCGAGAAGTTCGGTTcgctcaagggcaagaagaacaaggagaaggcgtcTTCGAGCACGAACCGCGAGAAGGCGCGCAACAAGCCCCTCATGATGGCAGTGCATTCGAACAAGGTCGTgcagaagaagaaggcgagTCTGCGCGACAAGCAGATACGTCTTCGTGCTTCCATCGAGAAGCAGAAGAAGATGAAGCACTAG